The Acidobacteriota bacterium genome segment AAGCGGCCGGCGGCGGCCGTCGCCCATTTCAACCGGTTCTAGCGGATCCGGCGGCTCCGGCGGGGCCGGGGGGCTGGGTCCAGACCACCCCTGGCGCAGGTGGGAACCCCAACTCCGCCATAACAACCACCTGGAACGGATCTGCCGATGAGAAAAGCGGAACAATTCACGTTGGCGGAAACAGGAACGATTCACGTTGACTTGACGGGGCCTGCGCCGGGCTTGACTTGGGGGAGAGGCGGGTCTATAAAGACTTGTACCGATCGAAGGGGGTGTCATCATGAAAAGAACGCGCATCGCTCTGACTTTCGGCTTGGCGGCCCTGGCCGGCTTCGTCCTGGCGGCCCCGGCCCGGGCCGACATCTACATGAAGCAGCGGACGCATACGGACGCTTTCCAGATGATGGGGAAGAGCCAGCCGGCCAAGGACTCGACGGCGGTCATCTGGCTCACGGAGAGCATGGCCCGGATCGACCACGACGAAGGGATGTCCACGTTGCTCGCCGCCGACAAGAAGATCCTTTATATGATCGATCACAACAAGAAGCAGTACGCCGAGATGCCGCTCGACTTCGACAAGATGATGCAGGAGGCGGCCGGCGAGGACGCGGAGGCGAAAGAGGCCATGGCCAAGATGCCCGGCTTCATGAAGAACATGATGCAAGGCATGTCGGCCAAGGTGACCGACACGGGCGAGACCAGGACCATCAACGGCTGGCACTGCCGCAAGTACCTGGTCGAGATGAACATGGGCATGGCCGGGACGACCTCGTCCGAGTCCTGGGCCACGGAAGACCTCAAGATCGATTACCTGAAGTACTTCACGGCGGCCAGCGCCATGATGGCCCGCATGCCTGGCTTCGAGAACATCATCCAGGAGATGAGGAAGATCAAGGGGTTCGTCGTCTACCAGACCGCCAAGGCCAAGATGATGGGCGGAGAGGTCGGCTCGACGACCGAGCTGCTCGAGGCCTCGGAAAAGGCCGCTCCGGCCGGGACCTACGACCTGCCCGCCGGCTACAAGAAGGTCAAGGCCATCCAGGGCTAGATCAGACGTCCTGGCCGGACGATTCGGGTTGGTAGAGGACGGATTCGACCTTGAGGACCCGGGTCCCCGACGGCACTTTCCATTCGATCGTGTCGCCCGCCCGGTAGCCCAGCAGGGCCGTGCCGATCGGCGCCAGGATCGAGATCAGCCCGCCGGTGATATCGGCCTGGTGAGGATAGACGAGCGAATACTCGTGGAGCTCGCCCGAGGCCAGGTCGCGGACCTGGAACCGCGAGTTCATGGTGATGACGTCGGCCGGCACCTCGCCCGGCTCGACGACCGTGGCCCTCTCGAGCTCGGTCCGGAGCTCCGACAGGTGCTCGCGGTCGGGCCCCCGCTGTTCGGCGGGGGAGTTCAGGATGGCCATGAGGCGCTCCCGGTCCAGACTGGTGATGATGATCTCTCGTCCTGGCATTTCTCGCCCTCCGTGCGGTACGAGGGCATTATACTACACTTCAAGAGGGGGACAAACCCATAGGTTCAGCCCCCTTCGAAAATCCCTCGGCCGGGTCAGACGCCGTCGCCGGTGTATTTCGTCAGGAGCGCCTTGCGCAGCCCGCGGTAGAGGCCGACGAGCTTGTCCATGCGCGTGACGGTCAGGTCCGTCAGGTAGCGGGCCGCGGCGGCCGGATCGGACTTGAGCAGCTCGACGGCCTTGGCGTCGACGGCAGCCTGCTCGTCGAAGAAGCCGTTTTCGACGGGATCGCGAGCCGCCCGCACGTCCCGGAGGGCCGGCTGCCAGCGCAGGAGCATCAGCTTCTCGACGAAATCGTAGGCCCAGCGGGCCGAATCCTCGCTGAACTCGCGGAAATCGTAAACCTTGTAGAGAGGGGAGACGTCGGTGGCGCCGGCGTAGACCGGGGCGTACGGCCCGACCATGGGGTTGTCGACGTAGACCCAATAGATGCCGCCGACCGCGTCGGGCAGCCACGACCGCAGCTGGGCGACCATGCCGTAGCCCTGGCCGGCGATCGTCCGGTGATGGCGGACGCGCAGGACCTTCTCCATGTCGGCGGAGATGTAGGGCGAGGCCAGGGGGCTCTTTTCGAGGCGGCCGCCGCCGGCCGGGACCATCCAGGCCGGGTCAAGGGTCATGTCGTAGACGGTGTTCTCGAAGGCCGAGCGCTGGAAGGCCATGATGTCCCGGACGGAGACCTTTTTCTCCGGCTTGAACGAGTAGGGGTAGAAGGCGGCGCCCTCGAACGGCTGGGAGTAGATCGTGCGGGGCGCGGCCGGATCGGTCAGGGCGCGCCGGGGCCAGGGCTTGAGCGACGGCGCCAGCGTGCTCATGATGTACCACATCCGGCTGATGTTGCCCTCCATGACCGGCGGCGCGTAGGCCTCCTGCCAGACGAACGGCCGGCCGCTCTTCGGGTCGTACCAGCCGCGGTCGACGGCCTCCTTTATATAGTTGGGAGAGGCGAGGCAGTCGGGGCTTCTGGGGTCGATCTCGCGGATGCGGAAGTAGTTGGCGATGACGGTGACGTGATCGTCGGGCACGCGGCGGGCCGCCCAGATGGCGCCCGGCTTGCCGCTTTCGGGGGTCCACTCGGGGCCGACGCTGCAGATCTCCATGGTCCAGAGCTCGCGCGGGTCGGCGACGCAGAGGGACTCGGAACCGCCGCAGGAGGGGAGGAAGCCGTATCTCTCGACGAGCGAGCCGACGAGCTTGACCGCGTCGCGGGCCGTGGCGCAGCGCTCTAGGGCGAAGACCTGGGCCTGCTCGATGGTCATGATCTGGCGCGTCAAACCCTCGACGTAGGGGACGTCGAGCTCGGCCCGCTGCGAGCACGTGCTCTCGCCGATGGCCAGCTGCTTCTCGTTCATCTGCGAGTAGCCGGTGTGGAAGTAGGTGTAGGTGCGCTCGACCTGAGGGATCAGGCCGATGACCTTGCCGAAGTCGCCGAGCGGCAGGGCGTGGCGGTCGTCCTCGGCGCCGAAGTAGACCATGCCCCAGTGCACCGGGGCCAGGGCCCCCTGGGGGAAGGTCCGGCCGGGGACGACCTGGATGCGGCACTCGCTGCAACAGTCGGTGTGCGAGGTGATGACCGAGCCGTCGGCGCTGGCCAGGCGGCCGACGCCGATGACGGTGCAGCTCTCGAGCCTGGCGCTGTGACTTTCGGCGGTGCTTTCGGTGTTGGTCTTGGTGCAGGTGTTGCTTACGGTGCAGGTCCTGCTATCGGCGTTGGCCTTGCTTTTAATGTCGGCGTTGCTTTCGCTGTCGGCGGCGTTGGCCTGGTTCCTGTCGGCGGCGTTGGCATGGTTCGGGCTGATCAAGGCTGCGGCGACGAGAATGGCGCCTACAGCCAATCCGATCGACGTCTTGTTCTTCATCTTATTCTCCTGCCTTGGCTAAGGCAAATCATAGATAATAAAGCATTAAACTGCGGTTTGCCTTTGCACTCCTATCTTATGGAAGACGGTTTTTTGCCCAAAAAACAACCTTCTCCCCTTAGGCCTGCCGTCGACTCGCGACGAGTTGCTCCGTTTTGCCATTTTCCCCCGATTTTATTGGCTTCTAAACTGAAGGGCATACCTCCAAAGTCACGCAAATATTTCAATATCAATATGATGCGTTAGCCAAGGCGGGCTTCAGCATGATTGCGGCGCCGCCGCCGGGCG includes the following:
- a CDS encoding DUF4412 domain-containing protein, with translation MKRTRIALTFGLAALAGFVLAAPARADIYMKQRTHTDAFQMMGKSQPAKDSTAVIWLTESMARIDHDEGMSTLLAADKKILYMIDHNKKQYAEMPLDFDKMMQEAAGEDAEAKEAMAKMPGFMKNMMQGMSAKVTDTGETRTINGWHCRKYLVEMNMGMAGTTSSESWATEDLKIDYLKYFTAASAMMARMPGFENIIQEMRKIKGFVVYQTAKAKMMGGEVGSTTELLEASEKAAPAGTYDLPAGYKKVKAIQG
- the rnk gene encoding nucleoside diphosphate kinase regulator, which encodes MPGREIIITSLDRERLMAILNSPAEQRGPDREHLSELRTELERATVVEPGEVPADVITMNSRFQVRDLASGELHEYSLVYPHQADITGGLISILAPIGTALLGYRAGDTIEWKVPSGTRVLKVESVLYQPESSGQDV
- a CDS encoding C69 family dipeptidase, with the protein product MKNKTSIGLAVGAILVAAALISPNHANAADRNQANAADSESNADIKSKANADSRTCTVSNTCTKTNTESTAESHSARLESCTVIGVGRLASADGSVITSHTDCCSECRIQVVPGRTFPQGALAPVHWGMVYFGAEDDRHALPLGDFGKVIGLIPQVERTYTYFHTGYSQMNEKQLAIGESTCSQRAELDVPYVEGLTRQIMTIEQAQVFALERCATARDAVKLVGSLVERYGFLPSCGGSESLCVADPRELWTMEICSVGPEWTPESGKPGAIWAARRVPDDHVTVIANYFRIREIDPRSPDCLASPNYIKEAVDRGWYDPKSGRPFVWQEAYAPPVMEGNISRMWYIMSTLAPSLKPWPRRALTDPAAPRTIYSQPFEGAAFYPYSFKPEKKVSVRDIMAFQRSAFENTVYDMTLDPAWMVPAGGGRLEKSPLASPYISADMEKVLRVRHHRTIAGQGYGMVAQLRSWLPDAVGGIYWVYVDNPMVGPYAPVYAGATDVSPLYKVYDFREFSEDSARWAYDFVEKLMLLRWQPALRDVRAARDPVENGFFDEQAAVDAKAVELLKSDPAAAARYLTDLTVTRMDKLVGLYRGLRKALLTKYTGDGV